The sequence below is a genomic window from Vibrio spartinae.
GCGAGCAGCATTATGTATCGATTTCTGGCCCAACAAATGTGCAATACTGGTCGATAAACCAATCCCGATACCCATGGTGATGCAGTTCACAGCAAAAGTCACAGGGAATGTATAGCTGATGGCTGCCAGAGCTTGGGTCCCGAGCAGAGAAATAAAATAGGTATCGACTAAGTTGAACATCAGCACCGATATCATGCCGAAGGTCATTGGGATTGTCATCCGGCGGAGTACGATAGGAATTGGTGCCGAAAGCAGCCCGTGTTTATCATGCATAGAGAAGAAGGATGTCTATCGGAGGAACCGGGATGACAGCATACTTGATTCTGGTTAAAACAGCCAGTTTAGTCCCTGAGTGATAAAAAGGCCGGCAAATGCCGGCCTTGAAAATACATCAATACTTGCTCGTTATGCTTTGGCTGCCGCTGCTGCTTTCGCAATCGCTGCAAATCCTTTCGCATCTAACGCTGCACCACCCACCAATGCGCCATCGATGTCTGGTTGAGAAAACAGTTCTGCTGCATTTTCTGCTTTAACGGAACCGCCATACTGGATGATGACATTTTTAGCAACTTCTTCACTTTCTTTCGCAATATGAGCACGGATAGAAGCATGAATTGCTTGCGCTTGTTCTGCTGTTGCTGCTTTACCGGTACCGATAGCCCAGATCGGTTCGTAAGCGATAATCGCACCATTGAGTGCTTCAACACCTTGTGTTTTGATAACTGCGTCAAGTTGGCGTGCACAAACGGCAAGTGTTTCACCCGCTTCGTTTTGCGCTTCTGACTCACCGATACACAATACAGGTGTCAGGTCATTTTCTTTCAGGAAAGCAAATTTTTGTGCAACGAACTCATCAGATTCATGATGATATTCGCGACGCTCAGAGTGACCGATAATGATGTGTGTTGCACCAAAGTCTTTCAACATTTGAGGAGACATATCACCAGTGAAGGCACCACTGTTGTTGACATCAGTATTTTGTGCACCCAGGATAATCTTATTTCCGCCTTCTTTAATTAACCGTTCGGCAAGG
It includes:
- the tpiA gene encoding triose-phosphate isomerase, with amino-acid sequence MRRPVVMGNWKLNGSKTMVTDLLSGLNAELEGVAGVDVAVAPPALYLDLAERLIKEGGNKIILGAQNTDVNNSGAFTGDMSPQMLKDFGATHIIIGHSERREYHHESDEFVAQKFAFLKENDLTPVLCIGESEAQNEAGETLAVCARQLDAVIKTQGVEALNGAIIAYEPIWAIGTGKAATAEQAQAIHASIRAHIAKESEEVAKNVIIQYGGSVKAENAAELFSQPDIDGALVGGAALDAKGFAAIAKAAAAAKA